A genomic segment from Mustela lutreola isolate mMusLut2 chromosome 15, mMusLut2.pri, whole genome shotgun sequence encodes:
- the SGSM2 gene encoding small G protein signaling modulator 2 isoform X7 has product MAALFTKVGKTCPVAGEICHKVQELQQQVESRKPSAGNQDALRRQGSAGGGKAPALSLQALKHIWVRTALIEKVLDRVMQYLVENCSKYYEKEALLSDPVFGPILASLLVGPCALEYTKLKTADHYWTDPSADELVQRHRIRGPPNRQDSPAKRPALGIRKRHSSGSAAEDRLAACAREYVESLHQNSRTRLLYGKNNVLVQPKEDMEAVPGYLSLHQAAESLTLKWTPNQLMNGTLGVSELEKSVYWDYALVVPFSQIVCIHCHQQKSGGTLVLVSQDGIQRPPLHFPQGGHLLSFLSCLENGLLPRGQLEPPLWTQQGKGKVFPKLRKRSSMRTMDVEEMGTGRATDYVFRIIYPGHRHEHITINYHHLAASRAASVDDDEEEEDKLHAMLSMICSRNLTAPNPMKDAGDMIEMQGFGPSLPTWHLESLCSQGSCLFCSTRSSPYATPSHCSCVPDRLPLRLLCESMKRQIVSRAFYGWLAYCRHLSTVRTHLSALVHHNIIPPTRPPGASGGLTKDVWSKYQKDEKNYKELELLRQVYYGGVEHEIRKDVWPFLLGHYKFGMSKKEMEQVDSAVAARYKRVLAEWKACEAAVRQREREAQPATLTKFSSGSSIDSHVQRLVHRDSTISNDVFLSVDDLEPPQPPGTEDCRPEPAQELGAGPPGTAVVGQQQSVEFDSPDSGLPSSRNYSVASGIQSSIDETQSMGFEEEDGGGEEDSSRLGPAAGAFLEPPDASQQKASQASEPEAGEELAAVCAAAYTIELLDTMALNLHRIDKDVQRCDRNYWYFTPPNLERLRDVMCSYVWEHLDVGYVQGMCDLLAPLLVVLDNDQLAYSCFSHHMKRMSQNFPNGGAMDTHFANMRSLIQILDSELFELMHQNGDYTHFYFCYRWFLLDFKRELLYEDVFAVWEVIWAARHISSEHFVLFIALALVEAYREIVRDNNMDFTDVIRFFNERAEHHDAQEILQIARELVHKVQMLIENK; this is encoded by the exons ATGGCCGCCCTGTTCACCAAGGTGGGGAAGACGTGCCCGGTGGCTGGGGAAATTTGCCACAAGGTACAGGAGCTACAGCAACAAGTGGAGAGCAG GAAACCCTCAGCAGGCAACCAGGATGCCCTGCGGAGACAGGGCTCTGCCGGCGGCGGGAAGGCCCCAGCACTCAGCCTGCAGGCTTTAAAGCACATATGGGTGCGCACAGCACTCATCGAGAAAGTGCTGGATAGGGTCATGCAGTACCTTGTAGAGAACTGCAG CAAGTACTACGAGAAGGAGGCGTTACTATCAGATCCTGTGTTTGGCCCCATCTTGGCCTCTCTTCTAG TGGGACCCTGTGCCTTGGAGTACACCAAGCTCAAGACGGCTGATCACTACTGGACTGACCCGTCCGCGGATGAGCTGGTCCAGAGGCATCGTATCCGGGGTCCCCCTAATCGCCAGGACTCCCCTGCAAAGCGCCCAGCCCTTGGA ATCCGGAAGCGGCATTCGAGTGGCAGCGCAGCAGAGGACAGGTTGGCTGCCTGTGCTCGTGAGTATGTGGAGTCCCTGCACCAGAATTCAAGGACACGGCTTCTCTACGGCAAGAACAACGTGCTGGTGCAGCCG AAGGAGGACATGGAGGCCGTCCCTGGCTACCTCTCCCTGCACCAAGCTGCAGAGAGCCTAACTCTGAAGTGGACCCCCAACCAGCTCATGAACGGGACTCTGGGGGTCTCCGAGCTGGAGAAAAG CGTTTACTGGGACTATGCCCTGGTTGTTCCCTTCAGTCAGATCGTCTGCATCCACTGCCACCAGCAAA AGAGCGGCGGCACGCTCGTGCTGGTGAGCCAGGATGGCATCCAGAGGCCCCCGCTGCACTTCCCACAGGGAGGCcacctgctttcctttctgtccTGCCTGGAGAATGGCCTGCTGCCCCGAGGACAGCTAGAGCCCCCGCTCTGGACCCAGCAGGGGAAG GGGAAAGTGTTCCCCAAGCTACGGAAACGCAGCAGCATGCGGACCATGGATGTGGAGGAGATGGGCACCGGGCGGGCCACAGACTACGTGTTCCGCATCATTTACCCCGGCCACAGGCATGAGCACA TTACTATTAACTACCACCACCTAGCGGCCAGCCGCGCGGCCTCGGTGGACgatgatgaggaagaggaggataaACTGCACGCGATGCTCTCAATGATCTGCTCGCGGAACCTCACAGCTCCCAATCCGATGAAAG ATGCTGGTGACATGATCGAAATGCAGGGCTTCGGGCCCAGCCTGCCAACCTGGCACCTGGAGTCCCTGTGCAGCCAGGGCTCCTGTCTCTTCTGCTCCACCCGCAGCTCCCCATATGCCACTCCCAGCCACTGCAGCTGTGTCCCCGACCG GTTGCCCCTCAGGCTGCTGTGTGAGAGCATGAAGAGGCAGATCGTGTCCCGGGCCTTCTATGGCT GGCTGGCCTACTGCCGCCACCTGTCCACGGTACGGACCCATCTGTCAGCGCTGGTGCATCACAACATCATCCCTCCCACCCGGCCCCCGGGGGCCTCAGGGGGCCTCACCAAGGATGTGTGGAGCAAATATCAGAAGGACGAAAAG AACTACAAGGAGCTGGAGCTGCTCCGGCAGGTTTACTATGGGGGCGTGGAGCACGAAATCCGTAAGGACGTCTGGCCCTTTCTGCTTGGCCACTACAAGTTTGGCATGAGCAAGAAAGAGATGGAGCAG GTGGACTCAGCTGTGGCAGCAAGGTACAAGAGGGTGCTGGCCGAGTGGAAGGCCTGCGAGGCGGCGGTGAGGCAGCGCGAGCGGGAGGCCCAGCCAGCCACGCTCACCAAGTTCTCCTCAGGCAGCAGCATCGACAGCCACGTTCAGCGCCTCGTCCACCGAGATTCCACCATCAGCAATGAC GTATTTCTCTCTGTGGATGACCTGGagcccccacagcccccaggcaCTGAAGACTGCAGACCGGAGCCTGCACAGGAGCTAGGAGCAGGGCCCCCGGGCACTGCCGTGGTGGGACAGCAACAGTCTGTGGAGTTTGACTCTCCGGACTCAGGACTGCCATCCTCTCGCAATTACTCCGTGGCCTCGGGCATCCAGTCAAGCATAGACGAGACGCAGAGCATGGGCTTCGAAGAGGAGGATGGCGGTGGGGAGGAAGACTCCAGCAGGCTGGGCCCAGCAGCCGGTGCTTTCCTGGAGCCCCCAGATGCCAGCCAGCAGAAGGCCTCACAGGCTAGCgagccagaggcaggggaggagcTGGCAGCCGTGTGTGCTGCTGCCTACACT ATAGAATTACTGGATACTATGGCCTTAAATCTGCACCGCATTGACAAGGATGTGCAGCGCTGTGACCGCAATTACTGGTACTTCACGCCCCCCAACCTGGAGAGGCTCAGAGACGTCATGTGCAG CTATGTGTGGGAGCACCTGGACGTGGGCTATGTGCAGGGAATGTGTGACCTGCTTGCACCGCTCCTGGTCGTCTTGGACAACG ATCAGCTGGCCTACAGCTGTTTCAGCCACCACATGAAGCGGATGAGCCAGAACTTCCCCAATGGGGGTGCCATGGACACCCACTTTGCCAACATGCGCTCCCTCATCCAG ATCCTGGACTCAGAGCTGTTTGAGTTGATGCACCAGAATGGAGACTACACCCACTTTTACTTCTGTTACCGCTGGTTCTTGCTGGATTTTAAGAGAG AGCTGCTCTACGAGGATGTGTTCGCTGTGTGGGAGGTGATCTGGGCAGCCCGGCACATCTCGTCAGAGCACTTTGTCCTGTTCATCGCCCTGGCCCTGGTGGAGGCCTACCGCGAGATCGTCCGCGACAACAACATGGACTTCACCGACGTCATCAGGTTCTTCAATG AACGGGCCGAGCATCATGACGCCCAGGAGATCCTGCAGATTGCCCGGGAGCTCGTCCACAAGGTGCAGATGCTCATAGAGAACAAGTAA